The following are encoded together in the Pseudomonas sp. IB20 genome:
- the infB gene encoding translation initiation factor IF-2, with translation MTQVTVKQLADEVKTPVERLLQQMREAGLPHTAADEGVSDSEKQSLLTHLKSSHKAKVEEPRKITLQRKTTSTLRVAGSKSISVEVRKKKVFVQRSPEEIEAERKRELEERRAVENAARQKAEEEAKRRTEEEARRQPTAAQPAGTEAVAAPVEAVREAAPVAAAPAPAADARKRDEPRRPDKPRADDNNRRGGGADGERKNAPHRASVKEKAPAPRVAPRTTDEESDGFRRGGRGKAKLKKRNAHGFQSPTGPVVRDVQIGETISVGDLANQMSVKAAEIIKFMFKLGTPATINQVLDQETAQLVAEELGHKVTLVSDTALEDSLAESLKFEGETFSRAPVVTVMGHVDHGKTSLLDYIRRAKVAAGEAGGITQHIGAYHVETERGMVTFLDTPGHAAFTAMRARGAKATDIVILVVAADDGVMPQTIEAVQHAKAAGVPLVVAVNKIDKPGADLDRIRSELSVHGVTSEEWGGDTPFVSVSAKVGTGVDELLEAVLLQAEVLELKATPSAPGRGVVVESRLDKGRGPVATVLVQDGTLRQGDMVLVGSNYGRVRAMLDENGKPIKEAGPSIPVEILGLDGTPDAGDEMSVVADEKKAREVALFRQGKFREVKLARAHAGKLENIFENMGQAEKKTLNIVLKSDVRGSLEALNGALNGLGNDEVQVRVVGGGVGGITESDANLALASNAVLFGFNVRADAGARKIVEQEGLDMRYYNVIYDIIEDVKKALTGMLGSDVRENILGVAEVRDVFRSPKFGAIAGCMVIEGVVHRNRPIRVLREDIVIFEGELESLRRFKDDASEVRAGMECGIGVKSYNDVKAGDKIEVYEKVQVARSL, from the coding sequence ATGACGCAAGTCACGGTGAAACAACTGGCCGATGAGGTCAAAACACCGGTAGAGCGCCTGTTGCAGCAGATGCGTGAGGCAGGTCTGCCGCACACCGCCGCCGATGAAGGTGTGAGCGATAGTGAGAAGCAGTCTTTGCTGACTCACTTGAAGAGCAGCCACAAGGCGAAAGTGGAAGAACCGCGCAAGATTACATTGCAGCGCAAAACCACCAGCACCCTGCGTGTTGCTGGTAGCAAGAGCATCAGCGTTGAAGTACGCAAGAAGAAAGTCTTCGTACAGCGCAGCCCGGAAGAAATCGAAGCCGAGCGCAAACGCGAACTGGAAGAACGTCGCGCAGTAGAAAATGCTGCTCGTCAGAAGGCTGAAGAAGAAGCCAAGCGTCGCACCGAAGAAGAAGCGCGTCGCCAGCCTACTGCTGCGCAACCTGCTGGTACTGAAGCGGTCGCCGCTCCTGTTGAAGCTGTGCGTGAGGCCGCTCCGGTTGCCGCTGCACCTGCTCCTGCAGCAGACGCTCGCAAGCGCGACGAACCTCGTCGTCCGGACAAGCCACGTGCCGACGATAACAATCGTCGCGGTGGTGGTGCTGATGGCGAGCGCAAAAACGCTCCGCATCGTGCCTCGGTCAAAGAGAAAGCGCCTGCTCCACGCGTTGCTCCACGTACTACCGACGAAGAAAGCGATGGCTTCCGTCGTGGTGGTCGCGGCAAGGCCAAGCTGAAAAAACGCAACGCCCACGGTTTCCAGAGCCCAACCGGCCCTGTCGTGCGTGATGTGCAGATCGGCGAGACCATTTCTGTTGGCGATCTCGCCAATCAGATGTCGGTCAAGGCTGCTGAAATCATCAAGTTCATGTTCAAACTGGGTACTCCAGCGACTATCAACCAGGTGCTTGATCAGGAAACTGCTCAGCTCGTGGCTGAGGAGTTGGGCCATAAAGTGACCCTGGTCAGCGACACTGCCTTGGAAGATTCCCTGGCCGAGTCCTTGAAGTTTGAAGGTGAAACCTTCTCCCGTGCGCCAGTCGTGACCGTAATGGGCCACGTTGACCATGGTAAGACTTCCCTGCTCGACTATATCCGTCGTGCCAAGGTAGCTGCTGGCGAAGCCGGCGGTATCACCCAGCACATCGGTGCCTACCACGTTGAAACCGAACGCGGCATGGTCACCTTCCTCGACACCCCAGGTCACGCCGCGTTTACCGCAATGCGTGCCCGTGGTGCCAAGGCGACTGACATCGTGATCCTGGTAGTTGCAGCGGACGACGGCGTGATGCCGCAGACCATTGAAGCTGTCCAGCACGCCAAGGCCGCAGGGGTTCCACTGGTTGTTGCAGTGAACAAAATCGACAAGCCGGGCGCTGATCTCGATCGCATCCGTAGCGAGCTGTCGGTTCACGGCGTGACTTCCGAAGAGTGGGGCGGTGATACGCCGTTCGTTTCGGTTTCGGCGAAAGTCGGTACCGGTGTAGACGAGCTGCTCGAAGCGGTTCTGCTGCAAGCTGAAGTACTCGAACTGAAAGCAACTCCATCGGCCCCGGGTCGCGGTGTTGTGGTTGAATCGCGTCTCGACAAAGGTCGTGGCCCGGTTGCAACCGTTCTGGTTCAAGACGGTACCCTGCGCCAAGGCGACATGGTGCTGGTCGGTTCGAACTACGGCCGTGTACGTGCCATGCTCGACGAGAACGGCAAGCCAATCAAAGAAGCCGGTCCTTCCATCCCTGTCGAGATTCTCGGCCTGGACGGTACCCCGGACGCTGGCGACGAGATGAGCGTGGTTGCTGACGAGAAGAAAGCCCGTGAAGTGGCTCTGTTCCGTCAAGGCAAGTTCCGCGAAGTCAAGCTGGCCCGTGCTCACGCCGGCAAGCTGGAAAACATCTTCGAAAACATGGGCCAGGCAGAGAAGAAGACGCTCAACATCGTCCTCAAATCTGACGTCCGTGGTTCGCTCGAAGCGTTGAACGGCGCCTTGAATGGCCTGGGTAACGACGAAGTGCAAGTGCGCGTTGTCGGTGGCGGTGTCGGTGGTATCACCGAGTCCGACGCCAACCTGGCACTGGCTTCCAACGCTGTACTGTTCGGCTTCAACGTGCGTGCCGATGCTGGCGCTCGCAAGATCGTCGAGCAGGAAGGCCTGGACATGCGTTACTACAACGTCATCTACGACATTATCGAAGACGTCAAGAAAGCCCTTACCGGCATGCTTGGCAGCGACGTACGGGAGAATATCCTGGGTGTTGCCGAGGTGCGTGACGTGTTCCGCTCGCCGAAATTTGGCGCGATCGCCGGTTGCATGGTTATCGAAGGTGTTGTGCACCGTAACCGTCCAATCCGTGTACTGCGTGAAGACATCGTTATCTTCGAAGGCGAGCTGGAATCCCTGCGCCGCTTCAAGGATGACGCTTCCGAAGTACGTGCCGGCATGGAATGCGGTATCGGCGTCAAGAGCTACAACGACGTCAAGGCTGGCGACAAGATCGAAGTCTACGAGAAGGTTCAGGTTGCTCGCAGCCTCTAA
- the nusA gene encoding transcription termination factor NusA, protein MSKEVLLVVESVSNEKGVPANVIFEALELALATATKKRFEDEVDLRVEINRHTGAYETFRRWTVVEEADLDDPAIETWPSKVAETHPGANVGDVVEEKIESIEFGRIAAQTAKQVIVQKVREAERAQVVDAYRERLGEIISGTVKKVTRDNVIVDLGNNAEALLAREDIISRETFRVGVRLRALLKEIRTENRGPQLILSRTAPEMLIELFRIEVPEIAEGLIEVMAASRDPGSRAKIAVRSKDKRIDPQGACIGMRGSRVQAVSGELGGERVDIVLWDDNPAQFVINAMSPAEVAAIIVDEDAHAMDIAVGADNLAQAIGRGGQNVRLASQLTGWTLNVMTESDIQAKQQAETGDILRNFIDELEVDEDLAQVLVDEGFTSLEEIAYVPLEEMLNIDGFDEDTVNELRARAKDRLLTKAIATEEKLADAHPAEDLLSLEGMDKDLAMELAVRGVITREDLAEQSIDDLLDIDGIDDDRAGKLIMAARAHWFE, encoded by the coding sequence ATGAGCAAAGAAGTACTGCTGGTTGTTGAGTCGGTATCCAATGAAAAGGGCGTACCGGCAAACGTGATTTTTGAAGCGCTGGAGCTGGCCTTGGCCACTGCTACCAAAAAGCGTTTTGAAGACGAAGTTGATCTGCGTGTGGAAATCAACCGCCACACCGGTGCCTATGAGACTTTCCGTCGCTGGACGGTCGTCGAAGAAGCCGATCTTGATGATCCGGCCATCGAAACTTGGCCAAGCAAGGTTGCCGAAACGCATCCTGGCGCCAATGTCGGTGATGTCGTCGAAGAAAAGATCGAGTCGATCGAATTCGGCCGTATTGCTGCACAGACCGCCAAGCAGGTCATCGTGCAGAAGGTTCGCGAAGCCGAGCGCGCTCAAGTCGTTGACGCTTATCGCGAGCGCCTGGGTGAGATCATCTCCGGCACCGTGAAAAAAGTTACCCGCGACAACGTGATCGTCGACTTGGGCAATAACGCTGAAGCGTTGCTGGCCCGCGAAGACATCATTTCTCGCGAAACCTTCCGTGTCGGCGTGCGTCTGCGTGCGCTGCTCAAGGAAATCCGCACCGAGAACCGCGGCCCGCAGTTGATCCTGTCGCGTACCGCGCCGGAAATGCTGATCGAGCTGTTCCGTATCGAAGTGCCGGAAATTGCCGAAGGCCTGATCGAAGTCATGGCTGCGTCCCGCGACCCGGGTTCGCGCGCCAAGATCGCGGTCCGTTCCAAGGACAAACGCATCGACCCGCAGGGCGCTTGCATTGGTATGCGTGGTTCACGCGTCCAGGCAGTGTCGGGCGAATTGGGCGGTGAGCGTGTGGACATTGTCCTGTGGGACGATAACCCGGCGCAGTTCGTGATCAACGCCATGTCGCCAGCTGAAGTGGCGGCAATTATCGTTGACGAAGATGCCCATGCAATGGACATCGCCGTTGGCGCAGACAATCTGGCTCAGGCCATTGGTCGTGGTGGTCAGAACGTGCGTCTGGCCAGCCAACTGACCGGCTGGACCCTGAACGTGATGACCGAATCGGACATCCAGGCTAAGCAGCAAGCTGAAACCGGTGACATCCTGCGCAACTTCATCGACGAGCTGGAAGTCGACGAAGACCTGGCGCAGGTACTGGTAGATGAAGGCTTCACCAGCCTGGAAGAGATTGCCTACGTACCGTTGGAAGAAATGCTCAACATCGACGGCTTTGACGAAGACACCGTCAACGAGCTTCGCGCTCGGGCCAAGGATCGTTTGTTGACTAAAGCCATCGCTACTGAGGAAAAGCTGGCAGACGCCCATCCGGCCGAAGACCTGCTCTCGCTTGAGGGTATGGACAAGGATTTGGCGATGGAACTGGCGGTGCGCGGCGTAATTACCCGCGAAGACCTGGCCGAGCAGTCTATTGACGATCTGCTCGACATCGACGGCATTGACGATGATCGTGCCGGCAAGTTGATCATGGCCGCCCGAGCCCATTGGTTCGAGTAA
- the rimP gene encoding ribosome maturation factor RimP: MSSKLEELQALLAPVVVALGYECWGIEFSAQGRHSMLRVYIDKEGGVLVDDCAIVSRQISGVLDVEDPIAVEYTLEVSSPGMERPLFTIDQFAKFAGEQVKIKLRSPFEGRRNFQGLLRGVEEQDVVVQVEDHEFLLPIDMIDKANIIPSFD; encoded by the coding sequence GTGTCGAGCAAGCTAGAAGAGTTGCAGGCCTTGTTGGCCCCGGTGGTCGTGGCCCTAGGCTATGAATGCTGGGGTATTGAGTTTTCGGCTCAAGGTCGCCACTCAATGTTGCGCGTTTATATCGATAAAGAGGGCGGCGTGCTGGTGGACGATTGTGCCATTGTCAGCCGTCAGATCAGCGGTGTGCTGGATGTTGAAGATCCAATCGCCGTTGAGTACACCCTTGAAGTTTCCTCGCCTGGCATGGAACGCCCACTGTTCACTATTGATCAGTTTGCAAAATTTGCCGGTGAACAAGTGAAGATCAAGCTGCGCTCTCCCTTTGAAGGGCGACGCAACTTTCAGGGCCTTCTGCGCGGTGTAGAAGAACAGGATGTCGTGGTGCAGGTAGAAGACCATGAATTCCTGTTGCCGATCGATATGATCGACAAGGCCAACATTATTCCCAGTTTTGACTGA
- the secG gene encoding preprotein translocase subunit SecG, with the protein MLETVVVVFHLLAALGVIALVLLQQGKGADAGASFGAGASNTVFGSQGSSTFLSKFTAILAAGFFITSLGLGYYAKEKAHVLTQVGLPNPAVLEVPKAKPASDDVPVLQEQKSATPATDVPPAQEQK; encoded by the coding sequence ATGCTGGAAACAGTCGTAGTCGTTTTTCATCTGTTGGCTGCCCTGGGCGTAATTGCCCTGGTTTTGTTGCAACAGGGTAAAGGTGCGGATGCTGGTGCGTCTTTCGGTGCAGGTGCTTCAAATACTGTATTCGGAAGCCAAGGTTCCTCTACCTTTCTTAGTAAGTTTACTGCTATACTTGCCGCCGGTTTCTTCATAACCAGCTTGGGGTTAGGTTACTATGCTAAAGAGAAAGCTCATGTGCTGACTCAAGTAGGTCTCCCAAATCCAGCAGTGTTGGAAGTACCAAAAGCAAAACCGGCTTCTGATGATGTCCCGGTGCTTCAAGAGCAAAAGTCGGCTACTCCAGCGACTGACGTACCTCCAGCTCAAGAGCAGAAGTAA
- the tpiA gene encoding triose-phosphate isomerase, whose amino-acid sequence MRRTMVAGNWKMHGTRASVAELINGLRHLALPSGVDVAVFPPCLHINQVVDGLKGKSIQVGAQNSAVEPMQGALTGEISPSQLVDAGCSYVLVGHSERRQMMGERDGTLNRKFAAAQACGLIPVLCIGETLEQRESGKTLEVVSRQLGSIIEELGVGAFAKAVIAYEPVWAIGTGLTATPQQAQDVHAAIRAQLAAENSEIAQGVRLLYGGSVKAANAVELFGMPDIDGGLIGGASLNADEFGAICRAAGN is encoded by the coding sequence ATGCGTCGCACTATGGTAGCTGGTAACTGGAAGATGCACGGTACCCGCGCCAGTGTCGCTGAGCTGATAAACGGCCTTCGTCACTTGGCCTTGCCTAGCGGTGTTGATGTCGCGGTTTTTCCGCCTTGCTTGCATATCAACCAGGTTGTTGATGGCTTGAAAGGTAAGTCGATTCAGGTCGGCGCGCAGAATTCTGCGGTGGAGCCCATGCAAGGTGCGTTGACCGGTGAGATTTCGCCGAGTCAGTTGGTAGATGCGGGTTGTTCCTATGTGCTTGTCGGGCACTCCGAGCGCCGTCAAATGATGGGCGAACGTGATGGGACACTCAATCGCAAGTTCGCAGCAGCACAGGCTTGTGGCCTGATTCCAGTGTTGTGCATAGGGGAGACTCTTGAGCAGCGTGAATCGGGCAAGACTCTTGAAGTTGTCTCGCGTCAGCTGGGCAGCATCATCGAGGAGTTGGGTGTTGGTGCATTTGCAAAGGCAGTAATTGCTTACGAGCCGGTCTGGGCCATTGGCACCGGGCTGACTGCTACACCGCAACAGGCGCAGGATGTGCACGCAGCCATCCGCGCGCAGTTGGCGGCAGAGAATTCTGAAATCGCACAAGGTGTGCGGCTTCTATACGGCGGCAGCGTGAAGGCGGCCAATGCGGTCGAACTGTTCGGCATGCCGGATATCGATGGGGGGCTCATTGGTGGAGCTTCCCTGAATGCAGATGAGTTCGGTGCGATCTGTCGCGCCGCGGGAAACTGA
- the glmM gene encoding phosphoglucosamine mutase: protein MTKKYFGTDGIRGRVGEFPITPDFMLKLGWAAGMAFRSMGACRILVGKDTRISGYMFESALEAGLSAAGADVMLLGPMPTPAIAYLTRTFHAEAGIVISASHNPHDDNGIKFFSGQGTKLPDEIELMIEELLDAPMTVVESSKLGKVSRINDASGRYIEFCKSSVPTSTNFAGLKIVVDCAHGATYKVAPSVFKELGADVTVLSAQPNGLNINDNCGSTHMEQLQATVLAEHADLGIAFDGDGDRVLMVDHTGTVVDGDDLLFIIARDLHERNKLQGGVVGTLMSNLGLELALAELGIPFVRANVGDRYVIAELLERNWQVGGENSGHVVCFQHTTTGDAIIAALQVLLSLRRREESLAQARQALRKCPQVLLNVRFAGGENPIEHPAVKDACERVTQAMAGRGRVLLRKSGTEPLVRVMVEGEDEAQVRGHAEDLAKLVTEISA, encoded by the coding sequence ATGACTAAAAAATATTTTGGCACCGACGGTATCCGTGGCCGTGTCGGCGAATTCCCGATTACTCCTGATTTCATGCTCAAGCTGGGTTGGGCGGCAGGCATGGCGTTCCGCAGCATGGGCGCGTGCCGCATCCTGGTAGGCAAAGACACCCGGATTTCGGGGTATATGTTTGAATCGGCGCTGGAGGCAGGTTTATCCGCCGCCGGTGCTGATGTAATGCTGCTGGGCCCTATGCCGACACCGGCGATCGCCTACCTGACGCGTACCTTTCACGCTGAAGCCGGTATCGTGATCAGTGCCTCGCACAATCCCCATGATGACAACGGCATCAAGTTTTTCTCGGGCCAGGGCACCAAGCTGCCGGACGAGATCGAGCTGATGATTGAAGAGCTGCTGGATGCACCGATGACCGTGGTCGAGTCCAGCAAGCTGGGTAAGGTCTCGCGCATCAACGACGCCTCTGGTCGTTATATCGAATTCTGCAAGAGCAGCGTGCCGACCAGCACCAATTTTGCCGGCCTGAAGATCGTCGTCGATTGTGCGCACGGTGCAACCTACAAGGTCGCTCCGAGTGTATTCAAAGAGCTGGGTGCCGACGTGACAGTGCTGTCGGCCCAGCCGAATGGTTTGAATATCAACGATAACTGCGGCTCCACCCATATGGAGCAACTGCAGGCGACCGTTCTGGCTGAGCATGCTGACTTGGGTATCGCCTTTGATGGCGATGGTGACCGCGTGTTGATGGTGGATCACACCGGTACTGTTGTTGATGGCGATGACTTGCTGTTTATCATTGCTCGCGATCTGCATGAGCGTAACAAGCTGCAAGGTGGTGTCGTCGGTACGCTGATGAGCAATCTTGGGCTTGAGCTGGCCTTGGCAGAGCTGGGGATCCCATTTGTTCGCGCCAATGTCGGTGACCGCTATGTAATCGCCGAGCTGCTGGAGCGTAACTGGCAGGTGGGTGGTGAGAACTCTGGGCATGTTGTCTGCTTCCAGCACACCACCACGGGCGATGCCATTATTGCTGCGCTGCAAGTGTTGCTGTCCTTGCGTCGTCGCGAAGAGAGTCTCGCTCAGGCGCGTCAGGCGCTGCGCAAGTGCCCGCAAGTTCTGCTCAATGTGCGTTTCGCCGGTGGTGAAAACCCGATCGAGCACCCTGCTGTCAAAGACGCCTGCGAGCGCGTGACCCAGGCAATGGCGGGGCGTGGGCGGGTGTTGCTGCGCAAGTCCGGCACAGAGCCTTTGGTGCGTGTCATGGTCGAAGGTGAAGACGAAGCACAGGTTCGCGGCCATGCCGAGGACCTGGCAAAACTGGTAACTGAAATTTCCGCCTGA
- the folP gene encoding dihydropteroate synthase, translating into MTSALSSTRLPCGNRVLDLAHAHVMGILNVTPDSFSDGGRFSQLDAALRHAEAMVAAGATLIDVGGESTRPGARVVSPVEELERVAPIVELIARELDVIISVDTSTPAVMRETARLGAGLINDVRSLQRDGALDAAAATGLPVCLMHMLGEPGNMQDSPHYDDLVGEVSGFLAERIAQCVKVGIAAEKIILDPGFGFAKTLQHNLSLFKHMQALHALGRPLLVGVSRKSMIGLALSRPVGERLYGGLALAALAVTKGARILRVHDVAETVDVVRMLAAVESAE; encoded by the coding sequence ATGACTTCTGCGTTGTCCTCCACCCGGTTGCCTTGCGGCAACCGGGTTCTTGATTTGGCCCATGCACATGTCATGGGCATTCTTAATGTAACCCCTGATTCCTTTTCTGACGGCGGCCGTTTCAGCCAGTTGGATGCCGCATTGCGTCATGCCGAAGCGATGGTGGCGGCTGGCGCAACGTTGATTGATGTCGGCGGCGAGTCGACTCGCCCTGGCGCTCGTGTTGTTTCTCCTGTCGAGGAGCTGGAGCGCGTGGCGCCGATAGTCGAGCTTATTGCTCGCGAGTTGGACGTAATCATATCGGTCGATACATCCACCCCAGCCGTGATGCGTGAGACGGCACGTCTGGGGGCGGGGCTCATCAATGACGTCCGCTCGCTGCAGCGCGACGGCGCCCTGGATGCTGCGGCGGCAACCGGTCTGCCGGTGTGCCTGATGCATATGCTGGGAGAGCCCGGCAATATGCAGGACAGCCCGCACTACGATGACCTCGTTGGCGAAGTGAGCGGGTTCCTTGCTGAACGGATTGCTCAGTGCGTCAAGGTGGGGATTGCTGCCGAAAAGATCATCCTCGATCCCGGGTTTGGCTTCGCCAAGACCCTTCAACACAATTTAAGCCTGTTCAAGCATATGCAAGCCTTGCATGCCCTTGGTCGGCCCCTTTTGGTCGGCGTTTCGCGCAAGAGCATGATAGGGCTGGCCTTGAGCCGTCCTGTAGGTGAGCGGCTGTACGGTGGGCTGGCGCTGGCGGCGCTGGCCGTGACCAAAGGTGCGCGTATTTTGCGTGTGCATGACGTCGCCGAGACGGTCGATGTGGTGCGTATGCTTGCTGCTGTAGAATCAGCCGAATAA
- the ftsH gene encoding ATP-dependent zinc metalloprotease FtsH, giving the protein MAKNLILWLIIAAVLVTVMNNFSSPNEPQTLNYSDFIQQVKDGKVERVAVDGYVITGKRSDGDSFKTIRPAIQDNGLIGDLVDNHVVVEGKQPEQQSIWTQLLVASFPILVIIAVFMFFMRQMQGGAGGKGGPMSFGKSKARLLSEDQVKTTLADVAGCDEAKEEVGELVEFLRDPGKFQRLGGRIPRGVLMVGPPGTGKTLLAKAIAGEAKVPFFTISGSDFVEMFVGVGASRVRDMFEQAKKHAPCIIFIDEIDAVGRHRGAGMGGGHDEREQTLNQLLVEMDGFEMNDGIIVIAATNRPDVLDPALLRPGRFDRQVVVGLPDIRGREQILKVHMRKVPMGDDVAPAVIARGTPGFSGADLANLVNEASLFAARTGKRIVEMKEFELAKDKIMMGAERKSMVMSEKEKQNTAYHEAGHAIVGRVVPEHDPVYKVSIIPRGRALGVTMFLPEEDRYSLSKRALISQICSLYGGRIAEEMTLGFDGVTTGASNDIMRASQIARNMVTKWGLSEKLGPLMYAEEEGEVFLGRGGGGQAASFSGETAKLIDSEVRSIIDQCYGTAKQILTDNRDKLDAMADALMKYETIEADQIDDIMAGRTPREPRDWEGGSGTSGTPPVVQNERPETPIGGPAADL; this is encoded by the coding sequence ATGGCAAAGAATCTGATCCTGTGGTTGATCATCGCGGCTGTCCTGGTGACGGTGATGAACAACTTCTCCAGCCCTAATGAGCCGCAGACCCTCAACTATTCCGACTTCATCCAGCAAGTTAAGGATGGCAAGGTCGAGCGCGTAGCGGTTGATGGCTACGTAATCACCGGCAAGCGCAGCGATGGCGATAGCTTCAAGACCATTCGTCCGGCAATCCAGGACAACGGTCTGATCGGCGACCTGGTGGATAACCACGTAGTCGTTGAAGGCAAGCAGCCTGAGCAGCAGAGCATCTGGACTCAACTCCTGGTGGCCAGCTTCCCGATCCTGGTGATTATCGCCGTGTTCATGTTCTTCATGCGCCAGATGCAAGGTGGTGCGGGAGGCAAGGGCGGGCCGATGAGCTTCGGCAAGAGCAAGGCGCGCCTGCTCTCCGAAGATCAGGTGAAGACCACCCTGGCTGATGTTGCAGGTTGCGATGAAGCCAAGGAAGAAGTGGGCGAGTTGGTTGAATTCCTGCGCGATCCGGGCAAGTTCCAGCGCCTGGGTGGCCGTATTCCTCGCGGTGTGCTGATGGTCGGTCCTCCGGGTACCGGTAAAACCTTGCTGGCCAAGGCAATTGCCGGCGAAGCCAAGGTGCCTTTCTTCACCATTTCCGGTTCTGACTTCGTCGAGATGTTCGTCGGTGTGGGTGCCAGCCGCGTTCGCGATATGTTCGAACAGGCCAAGAAGCACGCGCCATGCATCATCTTCATCGATGAAATCGACGCCGTTGGTCGCCATCGTGGTGCCGGCATGGGCGGTGGTCATGATGAGCGTGAACAGACCCTCAACCAGTTGCTGGTAGAGATGGACGGCTTCGAAATGAATGACGGCATCATCGTCATCGCTGCGACTAACCGTCCTGACGTACTCGACCCAGCGCTGCTGCGTCCAGGTCGTTTCGACCGTCAGGTTGTGGTTGGCCTGCCGGATATCCGTGGTCGCGAACAGATTCTGAAAGTGCACATGCGCAAAGTGCCAATGGGTGACGACGTTGCGCCGGCCGTGATTGCCCGTGGTACTCCAGGTTTCTCCGGTGCCGACCTGGCCAACTTGGTGAACGAGGCTTCGTTGTTCGCAGCCCGTACCGGCAAGCGCATCGTGGAAATGAAAGAGTTCGAGTTGGCGAAAGACAAGATCATGATGGGCGCCGAGCGCAAATCGATGGTCATGTCCGAAAAAGAGAAGCAGAACACCGCTTATCACGAAGCTGGTCACGCCATTGTGGGTCGCGTTGTGCCTGAGCATGACCCGGTCTACAAAGTGTCGATCATCCCTCGTGGTCGGGCGCTGGGTGTCACTATGTTCCTGCCGGAAGAGGACCGTTACAGCCTCTCCAAGCGTGCACTGATCAGCCAGATCTGCTCGCTGTACGGTGGTCGAATTGCTGAAGAAATGACCCTGGGCTTTGACGGTGTAACCACCGGTGCCTCCAACGACATCATGCGTGCCAGCCAGATTGCACGGAACATGGTGACCAAGTGGGGCTTGTCGGAAAAACTTGGCCCATTGATGTATGCCGAGGAAGAAGGCGAAGTGTTCCTGGGTCGTGGCGGTGGCGGTCAAGCCGCCAGCTTCTCCGGTGAGACAGCTAAGCTGATCGACTCCGAGGTGCGCAGTATCATTGACCAGTGCTACGGCACGGCCAAGCAGATCCTGACCGACAACCGCGACAAGCTGGATGCCATGGCTGATGCGCTGATGAAGTACGAAACCATTGAAGCCGACCAGATCGACGACATCATGGCAGGTCGTACACCTCGTGAGCCTCGCGATTGGGAAGGCGGTTCAGGTACTTCTGGCACTCCGCCAGTGGTTCAGAACGAACGTCCTGAAACCCCGATCGGCGGCCCGGCAGCTGACCTCTAA
- the rlmE gene encoding 23S rRNA (uridine(2552)-2'-O)-methyltransferase RlmE, whose protein sequence is MARSKTSLKWLQEHFNDPYVKKAQKDGYRSRASYKLLEIQDKDKLIRPGMSVIDLGAAPGGWSQVTSRLIGGQGRLIASDILEMDSIPDVTFVHGDFTQDTVLAEILEAVGNSQVDLVISDMAPNMSGLPAVDMPRAMFLCELALDLAGRVLRPGGDFLVKVFQGEGFDEYHKNIRKLFDKVQTRKPDSSRDRSREQYLLCRGFRGVEGAASEERF, encoded by the coding sequence GTGGCCCGTTCCAAAACTAGTCTTAAGTGGCTGCAAGAGCATTTCAACGATCCTTACGTCAAAAAGGCGCAAAAGGACGGCTACCGTTCGCGGGCCAGCTACAAGCTGCTGGAGATCCAGGACAAGGACAAATTGATTCGTCCGGGCATGAGCGTTATTGATCTTGGCGCGGCCCCCGGTGGCTGGTCCCAAGTGACCAGTCGTCTGATTGGTGGGCAGGGCCGCTTGATTGCTTCCGACATCCTGGAAATGGACAGCATCCCGGATGTGACCTTTGTTCATGGTGACTTCACCCAGGACACCGTGCTCGCAGAGATCCTCGAAGCCGTGGGAAATTCGCAGGTAGACCTTGTGATTTCCGACATGGCCCCCAATATGAGTGGATTACCGGCCGTCGATATGCCGCGAGCGATGTTCCTTTGTGAATTGGCTCTGGATCTGGCAGGTCGGGTTTTGCGTCCTGGTGGTGATTTTCTGGTGAAAGTCTTCCAAGGCGAAGGTTTTGACGAGTACCACAAGAACATCCGCAAGCTGTTCGATAAGGTGCAGACGCGTAAACCTGACTCTTCACGGGACAGGTCTCGAGAGCAGTACCTGCTGTGCCGTGGGTTCCGCGGTGTCGAAGGCGCGGCGAGCGAAGAGCGTTTTTGA
- a CDS encoding YhbY family RNA-binding protein produces MPLTQEQKKQYKSIGHHLKPVLIVADNGLTEGVLAELERALGDHELIKIKVNILDREARLAAIAELCKVGKADLVQVIGKMALLYRKNFSVNKQLSNVHRFK; encoded by the coding sequence ATGCCGCTCACTCAAGAGCAGAAGAAACAGTACAAATCCATTGGCCACCATCTGAAACCAGTTCTGATTGTGGCAGACAACGGTTTGACTGAAGGTGTGTTAGCCGAACTTGAACGCGCATTGGGCGATCACGAACTGATCAAGATCAAGGTCAACATCCTTGACCGCGAAGCGCGTTTGGCCGCCATTGCAGAACTGTGCAAGGTCGGCAAAGCGGACCTGGTTCAGGTCATCGGCAAGATGGCGCTGCTGTATCGCAAGAACTTCAGCGTCAACAAGCAACTGTCGAACGTACACCGCTTCAAGTAG